One genomic window of Sphingomonas sp. C3-2 includes the following:
- the pdhA gene encoding pyruvate dehydrogenase (acetyl-transferring) E1 component subunit alpha, with product MARSSSAKSPSKAPQSAAVPASNRERPKEPQRYKASKDELLEFYREMLLIRRFEEKAGQLYGLGLIGGFCHLYIGQEAVAVGLQSALDSKTDSVITGYRDHGHMLAYGIDPKVIMAELTGREAGISRGKGGSMHMFSVEHKFYGGHGIVGAQVSLGAGLAFKHKYAGDGGVAMAYFGDGAANQGQVYESFNMAELWKLPIIFVIENNQYAMGTSVNRASAEDQLYRRGESFRIPGLQVDGMDVLAVRGAAEEAVEWVRSGKGPILLELKTYRYRGHSMSDPAKYRSRDEVQAVREKSDPIEAAKRELEKLGVSEDALKDIDKEIRAIVSEAADFAETSPEPDASELYTDVLVDEY from the coding sequence TTGGCTAGATCATCCTCAGCGAAATCTCCCAGCAAGGCGCCCCAAAGCGCCGCAGTTCCGGCAAGCAATCGTGAGCGCCCGAAGGAGCCGCAACGATACAAGGCCAGCAAGGACGAACTGCTGGAATTTTATCGCGAGATGCTGCTCATCCGCCGCTTCGAGGAAAAGGCCGGCCAGCTTTACGGTCTCGGCCTGATCGGCGGTTTCTGTCATCTTTATATCGGCCAAGAAGCCGTTGCCGTCGGCCTTCAGTCGGCGCTCGATTCCAAGACCGACAGCGTGATTACGGGCTACCGCGACCATGGCCATATGCTGGCCTACGGCATCGACCCCAAGGTGATCATGGCCGAGCTGACTGGCCGCGAAGCCGGGATTTCGCGTGGCAAGGGCGGCTCGATGCACATGTTCTCGGTCGAGCATAAATTTTACGGCGGCCACGGCATTGTGGGCGCCCAAGTGTCGCTGGGCGCGGGGCTTGCGTTCAAGCACAAATATGCCGGCGATGGCGGCGTTGCTATGGCCTATTTCGGCGATGGCGCAGCGAACCAGGGCCAGGTGTATGAAAGCTTCAACATGGCCGAGCTGTGGAAGCTTCCGATCATCTTCGTGATCGAGAACAACCAATATGCCATGGGCACATCGGTCAACCGCGCGTCGGCCGAAGACCAGCTTTACCGTCGCGGCGAAAGCTTCCGTATCCCCGGCCTGCAGGTCGACGGGATGGACGTGCTCGCGGTGCGTGGCGCGGCTGAAGAAGCCGTCGAATGGGTGCGCAGCGGGAAGGGCCCAATCCTTCTCGAGCTCAAGACCTATCGCTATCGTGGCCACTCGATGTCCGACCCCGCCAAATACCGTTCGCGTGACGAAGTGCAGGCGGTGCGCGAAAAGTCCGACCCGATCGAGGCCGCGAAGCGCGAGCTGGAAAAGCTGGGCGTGAGCGAAGACGCGCTCAAGGATATCGACAAGGAAATTCGCGCGATCGTGTCCGAAGCGGCCGATTTCGCTGAAACCTCGCCGGAGCCGGATGCCTCCGAACTCTATACCGACGTGCTGGTGGACGAATATTGA
- a CDS encoding FtsB family cell division protein, with protein sequence MKKGKSSFALLRSAAPTAMMMLVIALFGGYAVIGNNGVLAWGDYSRQLEQSRGELARLEKEKAVLANRVALLDPKKANPDMADELIRRELGLAHPDEVIVPLN encoded by the coding sequence ATGAAGAAGGGTAAATCATCATTCGCGCTTTTGCGCTCCGCCGCGCCGACGGCGATGATGATGCTCGTCATTGCCCTTTTTGGCGGATATGCCGTTATCGGCAATAATGGCGTTCTGGCATGGGGCGATTACAGCCGCCAGCTGGAGCAGAGCCGGGGTGAGCTTGCCCGGCTTGAAAAGGAAAAGGCGGTGCTCGCCAATCGCGTGGCGCTGCTCGACCCGAAAAAGGCCAATCCTGACATGGCGGACGAGCTAATTCGCCGCGAATTGGGGCTTGCCCATCCCGATGAAGTGATCGTTCCGCTTAATTGA
- the eno gene encoding phosphopyruvate hydratase, translating to MTAIIDVHARQIIDSRGNPTVEVDISLEDGSFGRAAVPSGASTGAHEAVEKRDGDKGYYLGKGVTQAIEAVNGEIAEAILGLDAEDQAEVDAAMIELDGTDNKGRLGANAILGVSLATAKAAADSRGLPLYRYVGGVAAHVLPVPMMNIINGGEHADNPIDFQEFMIMPVGAESLAEAVRYGAEIFHTLKKGLSEKGLSTAVGDEGGFAPNLASTTDALDFIMASIEKAGFKPGDDVMVALDCASTEFFKNGAYHMEGEGKTFSSAEMADYLADLCARYPIVSIEDGMAEDDFEGWKILTDKIGKTVQLVGDDLFVTNPKRLREGIAGGLANSLLVKVNQIGTLSETLEAVTTAQRAGYTAVMSHRSGETEDATIADLAVATNCGQIKTGSLARSDRLAKYNQLIRIEEELGSVARYAGRSIFAGKR from the coding sequence ATGACCGCGATTATCGACGTTCACGCACGCCAGATCATCGACAGCCGGGGCAATCCGACCGTTGAAGTCGATATCTCGCTGGAAGACGGCAGCTTCGGCCGCGCGGCGGTGCCCTCGGGCGCCTCGACCGGTGCGCATGAAGCGGTTGAAAAGCGCGACGGCGACAAGGGCTATTATCTCGGCAAGGGTGTGACCCAGGCGATCGAAGCCGTGAACGGCGAAATCGCCGAGGCAATCCTGGGCCTCGACGCCGAAGATCAGGCTGAAGTCGATGCCGCGATGATCGAACTCGACGGCACCGATAACAAGGGCCGCCTCGGTGCGAACGCGATCCTCGGCGTCAGCCTTGCCACCGCCAAGGCCGCCGCCGATTCGCGCGGCCTGCCGCTCTATCGCTATGTCGGCGGTGTTGCCGCGCATGTGCTGCCGGTGCCGATGATGAACATCATCAATGGCGGCGAACATGCCGACAACCCGATCGATTTCCAGGAATTCATGATCATGCCCGTCGGCGCCGAAAGCCTGGCGGAAGCGGTGCGTTACGGGGCGGAAATCTTTCACACGCTGAAGAAGGGCCTGTCAGAAAAAGGTCTGTCGACCGCGGTTGGCGACGAAGGTGGCTTTGCGCCCAATCTGGCATCGACCACCGATGCGCTCGATTTCATCATGGCGAGCATCGAAAAGGCCGGTTTCAAGCCGGGCGACGACGTGATGGTGGCGCTCGATTGCGCATCGACCGAATTCTTCAAGAACGGCGCCTATCACATGGAAGGCGAGGGCAAGACGTTCTCTTCGGCTGAAATGGCCGATTACCTGGCCGATCTGTGCGCGCGCTACCCGATCGTTTCGATCGAGGACGGCATGGCCGAAGACGATTTCGAAGGCTGGAAGATCCTGACCGACAAGATCGGTAAGACCGTGCAGCTGGTGGGTGACGATCTGTTCGTGACTAATCCGAAGCGCCTGCGCGAAGGCATTGCCGGCGGCCTTGCCAACTCGCTGCTGGTGAAGGTGAACCAGATCGGCACGCTGAGCGAAACGCTTGAAGCCGTGACGACCGCGCAGCGCGCCGGCTACACGGCCGTGATGTCGCACCGTTCGGGTGAAACCGAAGACGCGACGATCGCCGACCTCGCGGTTGCCACCAATTGCGGTCAGATCAAGACCGGCAGCCTTGCGCGTTCGGACCGGCTCGCCAAGTACAACCAGCTGATCCGCATCGAGGAAGAGCTGGGCAGCGTGGCACGTTATGCCGGCCGCTCGATCTTTGCGGGCAAGCGCTGA
- a CDS encoding phage holin family protein, giving the protein MIARLVDDAEDFVKAEIALYRAEAAYRVADYRKYLAFAALAALLSASALFLLLLAATFALAPLIGMALAALCVALLAMGIAAILFALITRKVRRAIRRRA; this is encoded by the coding sequence GTGATCGCGCGGCTCGTCGATGATGCCGAGGATTTCGTTAAGGCCGAGATCGCGCTGTATCGCGCCGAGGCGGCGTACCGTGTCGCCGATTACCGCAAATATCTGGCCTTTGCGGCGCTCGCGGCGTTGCTATCCGCGTCCGCGCTGTTCCTGCTGCTGCTGGCCGCCACCTTTGCCCTCGCCCCGCTTATCGGCATGGCGCTGGCTGCGCTCTGCGTCGCGCTCCTCGCAATGGGCATTGCCGCCATCCTGTTCGCGCTCATCACGCGCAAGGTCCGCCGCGCCATAAGGAGGCGGGCATGA
- a CDS encoding DUF3618 domain-containing protein, whose product MSALEDNLERRRSEAEAARARLNGTLLNLQQRLKPAALLDEAVGELREKASELALEGVEFARARPLAAAGVGAAAAAYAFRAPLWRALVGAYDRLRATDTPASEFQVQDQSTHIGAPLAPVATENER is encoded by the coding sequence ATGAGCGCGCTTGAAGACAACCTCGAACGCCGCCGTTCCGAGGCCGAGGCCGCCCGCGCCCGGCTCAACGGCACGCTCCTAAATCTTCAACAGCGGTTGAAGCCCGCCGCCCTGCTCGATGAAGCCGTAGGCGAACTGCGCGAAAAGGCATCGGAACTGGCGCTGGAAGGCGTCGAATTCGCCCGCGCCCGTCCGCTCGCGGCGGCCGGTGTTGGCGCGGCCGCTGCCGCCTACGCCTTTCGGGCGCCCCTATGGCGCGCACTGGTTGGCGCATATGATCGGCTGCGGGCAACCGATACGCCCGCAAGCGAGTTTCAGGTCCAGGACCAATCCACCCATATCGGCGCGCCCCTCGCGCCTGTCGCAACGGAGAATGAGCGATGA
- a CDS encoding DUF4170 domain-containing protein: protein MSKLHLVFGGRVSDPQTLEFDDLKSIDIVGVFPDYQAAEKAWRAAAQRTVDDAEMKYVVVHLHRLLQPEMIEPATKG, encoded by the coding sequence ATGAGCAAATTGCATCTCGTCTTTGGCGGCCGCGTCAGCGACCCCCAGACGCTTGAATTCGACGATCTCAAGTCGATCGATATCGTCGGCGTATTCCCTGACTACCAGGCCGCCGAAAAGGCCTGGCGCGCGGCTGCCCAGCGCACCGTTGACGATGCCGAAATGAAGTATGTCGTCGTGCATCTCCACCGGCTGCTGCAGCCGGAAATGATCGAGCCCGCCACCAAGGGCTGA
- a CDS encoding rhomboid family intramembrane serine protease, whose protein sequence is MRLPQGKLTNALVIITSAFWLLATVLGLQDYAAGAMGMMPARISGALVLEGALPAWLTPLSATLVHADLIHLGFNMLMLVYCGRFVELALGVRGLALLYVIGAYAAGAAEYFWSPASLVPMVGASGAISAVFGAYAMLFGRNDVSAVGPATARFIRIIWLAVAWIAIQGLVAVASWGTMTRIAIAAHIGGFIAGLLLARPLLLLRFRRA, encoded by the coding sequence ATGCGCCTTCCGCAAGGAAAGCTTACCAACGCGCTGGTGATCATCACCAGCGCGTTTTGGTTATTGGCGACCGTGCTTGGCCTGCAGGACTATGCCGCCGGAGCAATGGGGATGATGCCTGCGCGGATCAGCGGCGCGCTTGTGCTGGAAGGCGCGCTGCCGGCTTGGCTCACGCCGCTGTCGGCCACGCTGGTTCATGCCGATCTGATCCATCTCGGCTTCAACATGCTCATGCTGGTGTATTGCGGGCGGTTCGTCGAACTGGCGCTGGGTGTGCGCGGGTTGGCGCTGCTCTATGTCATCGGCGCCTATGCCGCGGGCGCCGCCGAATATTTCTGGAGCCCGGCGAGCCTTGTCCCGATGGTGGGAGCGAGCGGGGCGATCTCGGCGGTCTTCGGCGCCTATGCGATGCTGTTCGGGCGCAACGATGTGTCCGCCGTGGGCCCCGCGACCGCGCGGTTCATCCGGATAATCTGGCTGGCGGTGGCGTGGATCGCCATTCAGGGGCTGGTCGCGGTGGCGAGTTGGGGCACGATGACGCGGATCGCTATTGCCGCGCATATCGGCGGGTTCATCGCCGGGTTGCTGCTGGCGCGTCCGCTATTATTGTTGCGCTTTCGGCGCGCCTGA
- the greA gene encoding transcription elongation factor GreA translates to MATVEKMPMLAEGYEKLTEDLRRLKAERPQIVDAIEEARAHGDLSENAEYHAAKERQGQVEASIADIEDRLSRAQIIDPTTLSGDKVIFGATVTLLDENDKPVKYQIVGQTEADAKVGRISYNSPLGRALIGRQIDDDVEVSVPSGDRYYLISKIEFI, encoded by the coding sequence ATGGCGACCGTCGAAAAGATGCCAATGCTGGCAGAAGGCTATGAGAAGCTGACGGAGGATCTCCGTCGTCTCAAGGCAGAGCGCCCGCAGATCGTGGATGCGATCGAGGAAGCGCGCGCGCATGGGGATCTTTCGGAAAATGCCGAATATCATGCGGCAAAGGAACGTCAGGGGCAGGTGGAAGCGTCGATCGCGGACATCGAAGATCGCCTCAGCCGTGCACAGATTATCGATCCCACGACGCTTTCGGGCGACAAGGTGATCTTTGGTGCAACGGTGACGCTGTTGGATGAAAACGACAAGCCGGTGAAATACCAGATTGTCGGCCAGACCGAGGCGGATGCCAAGGTGGGGCGGATTTCGTATAATTCGCCGCTCGGCCGTGCGCTGATCGGCCGTCAGATCGACGACGATGTTGAGGTTTCGGTTCCTTCGGGCGACCGTTATTACCTGATCTCGAAGATCGAGTTCATCTGA